From a region of the Mucilaginibacter auburnensis genome:
- a CDS encoding DUF3667 domain-containing protein → MTTCTNCNYEVALNYCPNCGQPAKVKRIDAHYITHEIEHVLHFERGILYTIRELLIRPGDNVRNFIAGHRSRLVKPIIFIIITSLIYSIITHLFHIESGYVQYRGDKENGISHIFEWVEGHYGYSNIIMGVFIALWAKLFFRKYNYNFFEILILLCFVMGIGMLFFAFFTLLQGITHIELTSVAGIIFIFYCSWAMGHFFDKKKTGNYFKALGAYILGMLTFAIVAILLGVGIDAVIKH, encoded by the coding sequence ATGACTACCTGTACTAATTGCAATTACGAAGTTGCTTTAAATTACTGTCCTAACTGTGGGCAGCCCGCCAAAGTAAAACGAATTGATGCACATTACATTACGCACGAAATTGAACACGTTCTGCATTTTGAACGCGGCATTCTTTATACGATTCGTGAGCTTTTGATCCGCCCGGGAGATAACGTTAGAAATTTTATTGCAGGACACCGCAGCAGGCTGGTAAAGCCAATAATCTTTATCATTATCACCTCTTTGATCTACAGCATAATCACACATTTGTTCCATATTGAGAGCGGTTACGTACAGTATAGAGGCGATAAAGAAAACGGCATTTCGCACATTTTTGAATGGGTAGAGGGCCATTACGGGTATTCAAACATCATAATGGGTGTTTTTATAGCATTATGGGCAAAATTGTTTTTCCGCAAATACAACTATAACTTTTTCGAGATATTGATTTTACTTTGCTTTGTGATGGGCATAGGCATGCTCTTCTTTGCATTTTTTACACTACTGCAAGGCATCACTCATATAGAGCTAACAAGTGTTGCAGGAATTATTTTTATTTTTTACTGTAGCTGGGCAATGGGCCACTTTTTTGATAAGAAAAAAACAGGTAACTATTTTAAAGCATTAGGCGCTTATATTTTAGGCATGTTAACTTTCGCTATAGTGGCTATATTATTAGGTGTTGGGATTGATGCAGTGATAAAGCATTGA
- a CDS encoding branched-chain amino acid aminotransferase, whose product MTETLEIKITKTSNSRLAQTDFENLPFGQIFTDHMFVADYADGEWKNLEIIPYGDILVSPAISSLHYGQSFFEGLKAYRHADGKISIFRPDKNAARFNKSADRLCMPALPEETFIQSIAALVDIDRDWIPSKPGYSLYLRPYMFATDRYLGVAPSKSYKYMVLACPVGAYFSKTLRVKIEDHYTRAAEGGMGYAKSSGNYGVSMYPARKAAEEGFDQLIWTDAKEHKYIEEMGAANAMFVLDGKLITPIAGDTILDGVTRNTVITLAKEWGYPVEERKVSVEEIMEGAKNGKLTDAFGAGTAATIASVGSISHNGEEYTLIDPKDREFSQRVLKTIDAIRYGNAPDTHGWNYIVG is encoded by the coding sequence ATGACTGAGACGTTGGAAATCAAGATCACCAAAACAAGCAATTCCCGTTTAGCACAAACGGATTTTGAAAACCTGCCCTTCGGACAAATTTTTACCGACCACATGTTTGTGGCCGATTATGCCGATGGCGAATGGAAAAACTTAGAAATTATTCCTTACGGTGATATTCTGGTCAGCCCGGCCATCTCTTCTTTGCATTACGGACAATCATTTTTTGAGGGTTTAAAAGCTTATCGTCATGCCGATGGTAAGATCTCTATATTCCGCCCTGATAAAAACGCGGCGCGCTTCAATAAATCTGCTGATCGCTTATGCATGCCTGCTTTACCGGAAGAAACTTTTATACAAAGCATTGCTGCATTGGTTGATATTGACCGCGACTGGATACCTTCAAAACCAGGTTATTCATTATACCTGCGCCCATACATGTTCGCTACTGACCGCTACCTGGGTGTAGCGCCGTCAAAAAGCTACAAATACATGGTGTTGGCGTGCCCGGTAGGCGCCTACTTTTCAAAAACACTACGTGTAAAAATTGAAGACCATTACACCCGCGCTGCCGAAGGCGGTATGGGTTATGCCAAATCATCAGGCAACTATGGCGTTTCTATGTATCCTGCACGCAAAGCTGCCGAGGAAGGTTTTGATCAGTTGATCTGGACAGATGCCAAAGAGCACAAATACATTGAGGAGATGGGTGCAGCTAACGCTATGTTTGTGTTAGATGGTAAACTGATCACTCCGATAGCAGGCGATACGATACTGGATGGTGTAACTCGTAATACTGTAATTACACTGGCCAAAGAGTGGGGCTATCCTGTTGAAGAAAGAAAGGTATCTGTTGAAGAAATTATGGAGGGTGCTAAAAACGGCAAGTTAACTGATGCTTTTGGAGCAGGCACAGCCGCAACTATAGCTTCTGTAGGTTCTATCAGCCATAACGGCGAAGAGTATACTTTGATTGACCCTAAGGACCGTGAATTTTCACAACGTGTTTTAAAAACCATTGATGCCATCCGTTACGGCAATGCACCTGACACACACGGATGGAATTATATTGTAGGATAG
- a CDS encoding aconitate hydratase yields the protein MAFDLDMIKKVYDRYATRIAAARTATGKPLTLTEKILYAHLSAGDAAQAYGRGVDYVDFAPDRVAMQDATAQMALLQFMQAGRPQVAVPSTVHCDHLIQAKVGADADLSTAKDINKEVYDFLASVSDKYGIGFWKPGAGIIHQVVLENYAFPGGMMIGTDSHTPNAGGLGMIAIGVGGADACDVMAGLPWELKFPKLIGVKLNGKLSGWTSAKDVILKVAGILTVKGGTGAIVEYFGEGAESLSATGKGTICNMGAEIGATTSIFGYDEKAETYLRGTKRAEIADAANAIKEHLTGDPEVYANPAAYFDQVIEINLSELEPHINGPFTPDLAWPISKFATAVKENGWPAKLEVGLIGSCTNSSYEDITRSASLAKQAIDKGLKAKAEFTITPGSELVRYTVDRDGYLDTFDQMGGVVLANACGPCIGQWARHTDDPTRKNSIITSFNRNFAKRQDGNPNTHAFVASPEVVTAMAIAGDLTFNPLTDYLTNEKGEQVKLDEPQGLEMPIKGYAVEDAGYQAPAEDGSKVNVIVDPASSRLQLLDPFKPWEGTDWKGLRLLIKAKGKCTTDHISMAGPWLKFRGHLDNISNNMLIGAINYFNNSADSVKNQLTGEYGPVPATQRDYKAHSIGSVVVGDENYGEGSSREHAAMEPRHLGVRAILVKSFARIHETNLKKQGMLGITFADTADYDKIQEDDKIDILGLTEFAPDKQLTVVLHHQDGTTDEFAVNHTYNAQQIEWFKAGGALNIIRKQMV from the coding sequence ATGGCTTTTGATTTAGACATGATAAAGAAGGTTTACGACAGATACGCTACCCGCATTGCGGCAGCTCGTACTGCAACCGGTAAACCACTAACTTTAACTGAAAAGATATTATATGCTCACCTGAGTGCCGGCGATGCTGCTCAAGCATACGGACGTGGTGTTGATTACGTTGATTTCGCACCAGATCGCGTTGCCATGCAGGATGCAACTGCACAGATGGCGTTGTTGCAATTTATGCAAGCTGGTCGCCCGCAGGTGGCTGTGCCCTCAACAGTACATTGCGATCACCTTATACAAGCTAAAGTGGGCGCTGATGCCGATTTAAGCACTGCTAAAGATATTAACAAAGAGGTTTACGACTTCCTGGCATCAGTATCAGATAAATATGGTATTGGTTTCTGGAAACCGGGTGCAGGTATAATTCACCAGGTAGTTTTAGAGAACTATGCTTTCCCAGGTGGTATGATGATCGGTACCGATTCACACACCCCTAACGCGGGTGGTTTGGGTATGATAGCTATTGGTGTTGGTGGTGCTGATGCCTGCGACGTAATGGCTGGTTTGCCGTGGGAGCTTAAATTCCCTAAACTAATTGGTGTGAAATTAAATGGTAAACTTTCTGGCTGGACATCTGCAAAAGACGTTATTTTGAAAGTAGCAGGTATTTTAACGGTAAAAGGTGGTACAGGTGCTATTGTTGAATATTTTGGAGAAGGTGCAGAATCATTAAGTGCTACAGGTAAAGGTACTATCTGTAACATGGGTGCCGAGATTGGTGCAACTACGTCTATTTTCGGGTATGATGAAAAAGCTGAAACATATCTGCGTGGTACAAAACGCGCTGAGATTGCCGATGCAGCAAATGCAATTAAAGAGCATTTAACCGGCGACCCTGAAGTTTACGCTAACCCTGCTGCTTATTTTGACCAGGTTATTGAAATTAACCTGAGCGAATTGGAGCCGCACATTAACGGTCCGTTTACTCCGGATCTGGCATGGCCTATTTCTAAATTTGCTACTGCTGTTAAAGAGAACGGCTGGCCTGCAAAACTGGAAGTTGGTTTAATAGGTTCATGTACTAACTCGTCTTATGAGGATATTACACGTTCGGCTTCATTGGCGAAACAGGCTATTGATAAAGGCTTAAAAGCTAAGGCTGAATTCACTATTACCCCTGGTTCTGAATTGGTACGCTATACTGTTGACCGCGATGGTTATTTAGATACGTTTGACCAAATGGGTGGTGTTGTTTTAGCTAACGCTTGCGGCCCATGTATTGGTCAGTGGGCACGTCATACTGACGATCCTACCCGTAAAAACTCGATCATTACTTCATTCAACCGTAACTTTGCTAAAAGACAAGATGGTAACCCAAATACACATGCATTCGTTGCGTCGCCAGAGGTAGTAACCGCTATGGCTATTGCCGGAGACTTAACCTTCAACCCGCTTACTGATTACCTAACTAATGAAAAAGGCGAACAGGTAAAGTTAGACGAGCCACAAGGTCTTGAAATGCCGATTAAAGGCTACGCAGTTGAAGATGCTGGTTACCAGGCTCCGGCTGAGGATGGCAGCAAAGTAAATGTTATTGTTGACCCTGCTTCGTCACGTTTACAATTGCTTGATCCGTTCAAACCGTGGGAAGGTACTGATTGGAAAGGTTTACGTTTGTTGATCAAAGCAAAAGGCAAATGTACTACCGACCATATTTCTATGGCTGGCCCATGGTTAAAATTCCGTGGTCACCTGGACAACATCAGCAACAACATGCTGATCGGTGCAATTAACTATTTTAACAACTCTGCCGACAGCGTTAAGAACCAATTAACCGGCGAGTACGGTCCGGTTCCAGCTACACAGCGTGATTACAAAGCTCACAGCATTGGCTCAGTTGTGGTAGGTGACGAAAACTATGGCGAAGGCTCGTCTCGTGAGCATGCGGCTATGGAACCACGTCATTTAGGTGTTCGTGCTATATTGGTAAAATCATTTGCCCGTATTCACGAAACCAACCTTAAAAAACAAGGTATGTTGGGTATTACGTTTGCTGATACTGCTGACTACGACAAGATACAGGAGGATGATAAAATTGATATCCTGGGCTTAACTGAGTTTGCGCCTGATAAGCAGTTAACTGTTGTGTTGCATCACCAGGATGGTACAACTGATGAGTTTGCCGTTAACCATACTTACAACGCTCAGCAAATTGAGTGGTTTAAGGCAGGTGGTGCTTTAAATATCATCAGAAAGCAAATGGTTTAA
- a CDS encoding M3 family metallopeptidase, whose translation MLKKILVMAMLSPVGLCAQTKPATNLLLTRSNVPTQFDKVTPVIIADAVAKVIKESDARIKAITSVPAGKQTVANTLIALDELNYGLSDLGGKISVIEATYVDDKTRNAATEQSEKLSAYNSDITLNVDLYNALKRFAATPAAKAMRPDQKKLLKESLISFEINGTKLDAAGRAALKRTNEKLIALGSRFSRNIAEHKDSLKLTADEVKGVPENLSKAWKRADGSYMVIVNGPNNNNIMKYANDENTRRMMLTKYYNRAYPANIAVLDSMFYYRQQLAEQLGFKTYAEYALVQKMAAKPSNVWSFLEDLRDKLTPHVPEALGELKALKKQLHPELDDTLYAWDNSYYGKKMLDAKYQLNTDELKPYFEMNNTIKGMFGLYEKLFGFTIREVKGVPVWYSKVKTYALYKDGKKMGSFYLDLYPRPNKYTHFACFNISMYHLKDGKETLPSGALICNFPEGAVGEPSLLNHGDVVTLFHEFGHLIHFMLSHPALSSQSAFNTKGDFVEAPSQFLENFTWNYDCLKLFAKHYKTGEVMPKELFDKLNKARLVGISNAQMYQVYLSMLDFTYEDKYPLTKQKGINQISTDLYSMTQMPFPAGTHFICAFDHLNSYGANYYGYLWSKVYAQDIFSVFEKNGVLSPVTGARYRKEVLEKGATIDEATMLENFLGRKPNSDAFFRWMGL comes from the coding sequence ATGCTCAAAAAGATACTTGTTATGGCGATGCTATCGCCGGTGGGGTTGTGTGCGCAAACTAAACCTGCCACTAATCTACTGCTTACCCGGTCAAATGTTCCTACACAGTTTGATAAGGTTACCCCAGTTATTATTGCTGATGCCGTTGCTAAAGTAATTAAGGAAAGTGATGCGCGTATTAAGGCTATTACCAGCGTTCCGGCAGGTAAGCAAACCGTTGCCAACACGTTGATAGCTTTAGATGAGCTGAACTACGGTTTAAGTGATCTGGGTGGAAAGATAAGCGTTATAGAAGCTACGTATGTTGATGATAAAACACGTAACGCGGCTACCGAACAAAGCGAGAAACTATCGGCATATAATTCTGACATAACTTTAAATGTTGACCTGTATAATGCATTAAAGCGTTTTGCGGCCACACCCGCCGCTAAAGCCATGCGGCCGGATCAAAAGAAGCTGCTTAAGGAAAGTTTAATATCGTTTGAAATTAATGGTACTAAACTGGATGCTGCCGGCCGTGCGGCATTAAAGAGAACCAATGAAAAACTAATTGCACTGGGCAGCAGGTTCAGTCGTAATATAGCCGAACATAAAGACAGCTTGAAACTGACTGCCGACGAGGTTAAAGGCGTGCCTGAAAATTTAAGTAAAGCATGGAAACGTGCTGATGGCTCATATATGGTAATTGTTAACGGACCTAACAATAACAACATTATGAAATATGCCAATGATGAAAACACCCGGCGCATGATGTTGACCAAATATTATAACAGAGCTTATCCGGCTAACATAGCTGTATTGGATAGTATGTTTTATTATCGCCAGCAACTTGCTGAGCAATTAGGATTCAAAACTTATGCTGAATATGCATTGGTGCAAAAAATGGCAGCTAAGCCGTCTAATGTGTGGAGCTTTTTAGAGGACCTGCGCGATAAATTAACGCCACATGTACCTGAAGCATTAGGTGAATTAAAAGCGTTGAAAAAACAATTACATCCCGAATTGGATGATACGCTTTACGCCTGGGACAATTCTTATTATGGAAAGAAAATGCTGGATGCTAAATACCAGTTGAATACGGATGAGTTGAAACCTTACTTTGAAATGAATAATACCATAAAAGGTATGTTCGGCTTATATGAGAAGCTATTTGGTTTCACCATAAGAGAGGTTAAGGGAGTACCTGTGTGGTACAGTAAAGTAAAAACTTATGCGCTTTATAAAGACGGTAAAAAGATGGGTAGCTTTTACCTTGACCTGTACCCACGCCCTAATAAATACACGCACTTTGCCTGCTTTAATATTTCTATGTATCATTTAAAAGATGGTAAAGAAACTTTGCCTTCAGGCGCGTTGATCTGTAATTTTCCTGAAGGTGCAGTAGGGGAGCCCTCATTATTAAACCATGGCGATGTAGTTACACTGTTTCATGAATTTGGCCACCTTATCCATTTCATGTTAAGTCATCCGGCTCTTTCATCGCAAAGTGCATTTAATACAAAAGGCGACTTTGTTGAAGCGCCGTCACAGTTTCTGGAAAACTTTACCTGGAATTATGATTGCCTTAAACTCTTTGCCAAACATTACAAAACAGGTGAGGTAATGCCTAAGGAGCTGTTTGATAAACTAAATAAAGCAAGACTTGTTGGTATCAGCAATGCGCAAATGTACCAGGTGTATTTAAGCATGCTTGATTTTACTTATGAAGACAAGTACCCTTTGACCAAACAAAAAGGTATCAACCAAATATCAACAGATCTTTACAGCATGACGCAGATGCCTTTTCCTGCAGGTACTCACTTTATTTGCGCTTTTGATCATTTAAATAGTTATGGAGCTAATTACTATGGTTACCTGTGGTCAAAGGTTTATGCGCAGGATATATTCTCGGTATTTGAGAAAAACGGAGTGCTTAGTCCGGTAACCGGAGCCAGATACAGGAAAGAAGTATTAGAAAAAGGTGCAACCATTGATGAAGCCACCATGTTGGAAAACTTCCTTGGAAGAAAGCCTAACTCAGATGCTTTCTTTAGGTGGATGGGATTATAA
- a CDS encoding CatA-like O-acetyltransferase: MYKEIDLQSWSRFDTYKHFSAFELPFFNLCFNIDISLLYQKCKINGYSINQALHYCCLQAANQIDEFKLRIIDGKVIQYDVIHAGAIVLLPDNNIRFCLYEHTVDFADYVNKANAVRDKILKTQQTDPRSQEQDVIHFSVVPWVSFTSISHPRGSGKIESIPKITMGKFFKSEGRTMLPISVEVNHSLMDGYHLGLFNQHFEKAITEF; the protein is encoded by the coding sequence ATGTACAAGGAAATTGACCTGCAAAGCTGGAGCCGCTTTGATACCTATAAACACTTCTCTGCCTTTGAGTTGCCTTTCTTTAACCTGTGTTTTAATATTGATATAAGTCTGCTTTATCAAAAATGCAAGATCAACGGCTATTCAATAAACCAGGCCTTGCACTATTGCTGCCTGCAGGCCGCTAATCAAATTGACGAGTTCAAGTTGCGTATTATAGATGGTAAGGTAATTCAATATGATGTGATACACGCCGGCGCCATTGTTTTACTTCCCGACAATAACATCAGATTTTGCTTATATGAACATACCGTTGATTTTGCCGATTATGTAAATAAAGCGAATGCTGTGCGTGACAAAATTTTAAAAACGCAACAAACCGATCCGCGCAGCCAGGAGCAGGATGTTATTCATTTTTCGGTTGTACCCTGGGTTTCCTTTACCTCTATTTCTCACCCCCGCGGGTCAGGAAAAATAGAGAGTATTCCGAAAATAACGATGGGCAAGTTTTTTAAAAGTGAAGGACGTACTATGCTTCCTATCTCAGTTGAAGTGAATCACAGCTTAATGGATGGCTACCACCTGGGGCTGTTCAATCAGCATTTTGAAAAAGCAATTACAGAATTCTGA
- a CDS encoding response regulator transcription factor, with protein MHILIAEDEVRVADLIKRGLEEYGYAATVAFDGEIAKKLVLNNQYDLIITDINLPKINGIDLCRQIRSALPAIPIIMLTALGTTDDKVEGFDAGANDYMVKPFDLRELHVRIRELLKRSTSQPTNAGFILRVADLEMNLNTKRVFRDQVEINLTPKEFKLLEYMMQNTGRVLTRVEIAEKVWETTFDTGTNFIDVYINYLRNKVDKNFSTKLIHTKSGMGFILQQVS; from the coding sequence ATGCACATACTCATTGCCGAAGACGAAGTAAGGGTAGCCGATCTGATAAAACGGGGATTGGAAGAATATGGCTATGCAGCAACCGTGGCGTTTGATGGCGAAATAGCGAAAAAACTTGTTCTAAACAATCAGTATGATCTGATCATAACCGATATTAACTTACCCAAAATTAATGGGATTGATCTGTGCAGGCAAATACGAAGCGCATTGCCTGCTATACCTATTATTATGCTAACCGCATTAGGCACTACCGACGATAAGGTAGAAGGTTTTGATGCCGGTGCTAACGACTATATGGTAAAACCATTTGACCTGCGCGAATTGCACGTACGTATACGTGAACTGTTAAAACGCAGTACAAGTCAACCAACTAACGCAGGTTTTATTTTGAGAGTGGCAGATCTTGAAATGAACCTGAACACCAAACGCGTTTTTCGGGATCAGGTGGAGATCAATCTTACACCAAAGGAGTTTAAACTGCTGGAGTATATGATGCAAAATACAGGCAGGGTGTTAACGCGCGTAGAAATAGCCGAAAAGGTTTGGGAAACTACATTTGATACCGGCACCAACTTTATTGATGTGTATATAAACTACCTGAGAAATAAGGTTGATAAAAATTTTTCTACCAAATTGATACACACCAAATCGGGCATGGGTTTTATTTTACAGCAAGTTAGCTAA
- a CDS encoding sensor histidine kinase, whose amino-acid sequence MRLKNKLTLLFAVMTSALLLAFAVAVYFSYAKSRQDEYYRQLKVRSAIKANLLLKAGIKADVLQLIYKNSSDAFFPEEVAIYDTGFNLLYHDDINVDKVKETRQMIDEVIRKKEIRFNQGSLQEIGFLYQNDGKQFIVTAAAKDHTGERMLRGLRSTLFFAFVASIIIITVVGRFLSSKALQPVSKLVDNVNAITASNLHQTVDEGNGKDELAELAVTFNKMLKRLEYSFGAQKLFVYNISHELRTPLAAMIGELDLALSKDRSIEDYKKVIGLSLTDAKRINRLINGMLDLAKASYDQSEVSFKELRLDEILLDASRQVMDKNNTFTVPLSFDQEIEDDQYITIRGNEYLLTTAFVNLMENGCKFSSKKQCKVGISYSKEKTIINFVDEGIGIPKEELENIFTPFYRGSNSQYAEGYGIGLSLCQKIVELHKGNIALNSIPNKGTTFTVTLPHL is encoded by the coding sequence ATGCGTTTAAAAAACAAACTTACACTGCTTTTTGCCGTCATGACATCGGCATTGTTGCTGGCTTTCGCGGTGGCGGTTTATTTTTCTTATGCTAAGAGCCGGCAGGATGAGTATTATCGCCAACTCAAAGTACGGTCAGCTATTAAGGCTAATTTGCTGCTTAAGGCGGGCATTAAAGCTGATGTTTTGCAGCTTATCTACAAAAATTCGTCGGATGCATTTTTCCCGGAAGAGGTGGCTATTTATGATACGGGTTTCAATCTGCTGTATCACGATGATATCAATGTTGACAAAGTAAAAGAAACCCGGCAGATGATAGATGAGGTGATACGTAAAAAGGAGATACGTTTTAACCAGGGTAGTTTGCAGGAGATAGGTTTTCTTTACCAAAACGATGGTAAACAATTCATCGTTACCGCCGCTGCCAAAGACCATACAGGCGAAAGAATGTTGCGCGGGCTGCGTTCAACACTGTTCTTCGCCTTTGTAGCGTCAATCATCATCATAACAGTAGTGGGCAGATTTTTGTCAAGTAAGGCCCTGCAACCTGTGTCCAAATTAGTTGATAATGTTAATGCCATAACTGCATCCAACCTCCATCAAACAGTTGATGAGGGCAACGGAAAGGATGAACTGGCCGAACTGGCTGTTACCTTCAACAAGATGTTAAAGCGTTTGGAGTATTCTTTTGGCGCTCAAAAGCTGTTTGTATATAACATATCGCATGAACTACGCACGCCGCTGGCCGCTATGATAGGCGAATTGGACCTCGCTCTATCAAAAGACCGCAGCATTGAAGATTATAAAAAGGTGATCGGCTTATCTTTAACCGATGCAAAAAGAATAAACCGCCTTATTAATGGTATGCTTGATCTGGCTAAGGCCAGCTATGATCAAAGTGAGGTGAGTTTCAAAGAGCTCCGTTTAGATGAGATTTTACTGGATGCCAGCCGGCAGGTAATGGACAAGAACAACACATTTACGGTGCCGCTCTCGTTTGATCAGGAGATAGAAGACGACCAGTACATCACCATCAGAGGCAACGAATATCTGCTTACTACCGCTTTTGTTAATTTGATGGAAAATGGCTGTAAATTTTCGTCGAAGAAACAATGTAAAGTGGGTATAAGCTACTCAAAAGAAAAAACTATTATCAACTTTGTTGACGAAGGAATTGGCATACCTAAAGAAGAGTTAGAAAACATTTTCACACCGTTTTATCGCGGCAGCAACAGCCAATATGCCGAAGGGTACGGTATAGGCCTGTCGCTGTGCCAAAAAATTGTTGAGTTGCACAAGGGAAATATAGCCTTAAATTCAATTCCGAATAAGGGGACTACGTTTACCGTTACCCTTCCTCACCTCTAA
- a CDS encoding TolC family protein — protein sequence MKVLRRSFIYSLLYCLLLPLALNAQQIYNLKQALQAARSNNPDLKSARYDINVVQADVVTAGLRPNPVLNNQTLQLLQSSSFAAGTGWNSNRNQQVWWQLTKPFQLSGQRKYKIENAKLNVKLTESVYDETERNLFRDVALKWLDVWIAGKQVGLIATAKSNIDTLVSANVIRLRNQITTQTEVMRTQLLASQYELQLQTARQTYINEVSNLKYLTGDANNISVDTTENFVMTFDTLLTAIREQALQNRSDLVTARSNIAVADANIRLQSALAKPTPELGFIYNPQNSVPYAGIFATIELPFFSRNQGERQKSLVLKEQADQSYQALQQRVSTEVQTAYNSYQLQRQQMQRFVQLRDQARQILANVKYAYLRGGTTIIDFLEAQRNWLDTEQQYYQSLELYRENSIKLLYATGTINQLAR from the coding sequence ATGAAAGTATTGCGAAGATCATTTATTTATTCGCTTTTATACTGTTTACTTCTGCCCCTTGCTTTGAATGCGCAGCAGATATACAATTTAAAGCAAGCTTTACAAGCCGCACGGTCTAACAACCCCGATCTCAAGTCGGCCCGCTATGATATTAACGTTGTACAAGCCGACGTTGTTACCGCCGGATTGCGCCCTAACCCCGTATTGAATAACCAAACCCTGCAATTGTTGCAGAGTTCGTCTTTCGCCGCCGGTACCGGATGGAACAGCAATCGTAACCAGCAGGTGTGGTGGCAGCTCACCAAGCCTTTCCAGCTATCGGGTCAACGGAAATATAAAATCGAGAACGCTAAACTTAATGTAAAGCTTACCGAGAGCGTATATGATGAAACTGAACGCAATCTGTTCAGAGACGTAGCGCTAAAATGGCTGGATGTTTGGATAGCCGGTAAACAGGTGGGTTTAATAGCAACTGCTAAGTCTAATATTGATACTTTGGTAAGCGCCAATGTTATCAGGCTGCGTAACCAGATTACTACGCAAACCGAGGTGATGCGTACGCAACTGTTGGCCAGTCAGTACGAACTGCAGTTGCAAACAGCAAGGCAGACTTATATTAATGAGGTAAGTAACCTTAAATACCTTACAGGCGATGCTAACAACATAAGCGTAGACACAACGGAGAATTTTGTTATGACCTTTGATACGCTGCTTACCGCAATACGTGAGCAAGCCTTACAAAACCGTAGCGACCTTGTTACAGCACGTTCAAATATCGCCGTGGCTGATGCTAATATCCGTTTGCAAAGTGCCTTAGCAAAGCCAACTCCCGAACTGGGCTTTATCTATAACCCGCAAAACAGTGTTCCGTATGCGGGTATCTTCGCAACTATTGAGCTGCCTTTTTTTAGTCGTAATCAAGGCGAACGTCAAAAGTCACTTGTGCTGAAAGAGCAGGCCGATCAAAGCTATCAGGCTTTGCAACAACGTGTGAGTACTGAAGTGCAGACTGCCTATAACAGCTATCAGCTACAACGCCAGCAAATGCAAAGGTTTGTTCAGCTGCGCGATCAGGCACGGCAGATATTAGCTAATGTAAAATATGCCTACCTACGCGGGGGCACCACCATAATAGACTTTTTGGAGGCACAACGCAACTGGTTGGATACCGAACAGCAGTATTACCAATCTCTGGAGCTGTATAGAGAAAATAGCATTAAGTTGCTTTATGCCACCGGAACCATTAATCAATTAGCCAGATAA